One region of Yersinia bercovieri ATCC 43970 genomic DNA includes:
- a CDS encoding DNA circularization protein produces the protein MSWSDSMLDASFRGVKFDVVNTRDTWSRDTAQHEYPYIDGADVQDMGRKARNIRMTALFWGDDYDSRLQSFIVELDKRGAGELIHPIYGSMPQMQPLECQVSHDAENVDYCTVELVFLESKTGNPFFSQDYPTAQADVIFNQVQSLMDAEQSLMDKAMAPLRDAKKLMSKSKALASAALNMLLIFRGEITGFVGSTTDFVQYPGAFMSDLQSAVSLTSQNATSSGSSGVSAASAISQTNATMSDWGESHRQLTEIANLPAALISGEKTAPVDMPAGASVADIAELIAMVTIVVAGELALDAADIFSNEDINSLLSPIEIERIANDTRQFIQAAIDQHRTQYAEATQEVSSSPTALGIAWQPVVEGLKEMALAVQQLAANMITTRPPLIQRRVDSVSNLHLVAHRWYGDYRRAVELQRLNPQLRNPNNLQPGDMLHAYAI, from the coding sequence ATGAGCTGGTCAGATAGCATGTTAGATGCCTCGTTTCGTGGGGTGAAATTTGATGTGGTCAACACCCGCGATACGTGGAGCCGCGATACGGCACAGCATGAGTATCCCTATATTGATGGGGCTGATGTGCAGGATATGGGCCGCAAGGCGCGGAACATCCGCATGACAGCCCTATTCTGGGGGGATGATTACGATAGTCGGTTGCAGTCTTTTATTGTGGAACTGGATAAGCGTGGCGCAGGTGAGCTGATCCACCCCATCTACGGCTCAATGCCTCAAATGCAACCGCTGGAGTGTCAGGTCAGTCACGATGCCGAAAACGTAGATTATTGCACCGTTGAACTGGTGTTTCTTGAGTCAAAAACGGGGAACCCCTTTTTTAGTCAGGACTATCCTACCGCTCAGGCGGATGTCATTTTTAATCAGGTGCAATCGCTGATGGATGCCGAGCAGAGCCTGATGGATAAGGCAATGGCCCCGTTACGTGATGCTAAGAAACTGATGTCAAAATCTAAGGCGCTGGCGTCTGCGGCACTCAATATGCTGCTCATTTTTCGCGGTGAGATAACCGGATTTGTCGGCAGTACCACTGATTTTGTGCAATACCCCGGTGCGTTTATGAGTGACTTGCAAAGTGCGGTCAGCCTGACCTCACAGAATGCTACCTCCAGTGGCAGCAGCGGCGTCTCTGCGGCCAGCGCAATCAGTCAGACCAATGCCACGATGTCTGACTGGGGCGAGTCTCATCGCCAGTTGACTGAGATTGCCAACTTACCTGCTGCACTGATATCCGGTGAAAAAACTGCGCCCGTCGATATGCCAGCTGGGGCATCGGTGGCCGATATTGCTGAGCTGATTGCCATGGTCACTATCGTGGTGGCTGGCGAACTGGCACTGGACGCCGCTGATATCTTCAGTAATGAAGACATCAACAGTTTGCTGTCACCCATTGAGATTGAACGTATTGCTAATGATACCCGCCAGTTTATCCAAGCGGCTATTGACCAGCATCGAACTCAGTATGCTGAGGCCACGCAAGAGGTCAGCTCAAGTCCCACCGCATTGGGTATTGCATGGCAACCTGTGGTAGAGGGTTTAAAAGAGATGGCGCTGGCCGTGCAACAGTTGGCCGCCAACATGATAACCACCCGCCCACCGCTGATACAGCGGCGGGTTGATAGCGTCAGCAACCTGCATTTAGTGGCTCACCGTTGGTACGGTGACTATCGTCGTGCCGTCGAGTTACAACGTCTGAATCCTCAACTGCGCAACCCGAACAACCTTCAGCCGGGGGATATGCTCCATGCCTACGCCATCTGA
- a CDS encoding phage tail tape measure protein: MSRGLNLALTLFARDNASKVLKKTLQDTVKQTADAAKASEKLGDTDSKSAEKGIKASRSLQAELKRQASARSTLGVRSEQDIQREIQQTQAAYLRLTRSGVMSANEQARAFSAMTDKVSRLKNELNGANHSMTGLQRARMLGSGAAAVVGGITAASAVLAQPVRNQMSYDRRVAMMANTAYAERGVEGRLEGKKELGGVIRNAVTVGGGTKESAADTLDTLLASGAVEMDSAKTLLPVIQKYATATGADPKDLANIVIALKRSFDIKDEDVEKALNMSIVAGQKGSYELANMAKALPEQLALAKNLSMSGLDDYATLLGVNQGAAITSGSSSQAGTNVINLLAKINSKDAANAAARIKYNGKGIDLPGSLAAAKEKGINPIDAFMGIVDKVVANDPAYQKLEAKLKTAKGEERKQVLESMSKILEGSAIGTIIADQQALLGLLGYRGNKEYVQDVIKESNEQRDVKPGQGAGDVSFSVMSNANDVKAEQFNNAKDFAEMDAIKPLSDILGTLSKNLTDYSKEYPGLTTAVVGATDGIKAMGAAAAAFAGLRFLMGGGGAGPAGNGGLVHLVRSGKWRVTVLPCLCSILPQVLSPSLPCEMHCVKILPRKICPRKWIPYQPARRGIHLLI; encoded by the coding sequence ATGTCACGTGGACTCAATCTGGCGTTGACGTTATTCGCCCGCGATAACGCCTCTAAAGTACTCAAAAAGACCCTGCAAGATACGGTAAAACAAACCGCCGATGCAGCGAAAGCCTCTGAGAAGTTGGGTGATACCGACTCAAAGAGTGCTGAAAAGGGTATTAAAGCCTCCCGTAGTCTACAAGCTGAATTGAAACGCCAGGCATCTGCCCGATCCACATTGGGTGTGCGTTCTGAGCAGGATATTCAGCGCGAAATCCAACAAACTCAAGCCGCCTATCTTCGCCTAACCCGCAGTGGTGTGATGTCTGCTAATGAGCAGGCTCGCGCATTCAGTGCCATGACCGATAAAGTCAGTCGGCTAAAGAATGAACTGAATGGCGCTAACCACAGCATGACAGGCTTACAGCGGGCTAGAATGCTGGGCTCGGGTGCAGCAGCCGTGGTGGGTGGTATTACTGCCGCCAGTGCGGTATTGGCTCAGCCGGTTCGTAACCAGATGAGTTATGACCGCCGCGTAGCCATGATGGCCAATACAGCTTATGCAGAGAGAGGCGTTGAAGGTCGACTGGAGGGTAAAAAAGAGCTTGGTGGTGTCATCAGAAATGCGGTGACTGTAGGCGGTGGCACAAAAGAATCAGCGGCTGATACCTTGGATACGCTATTGGCATCCGGTGCGGTTGAGATGGATTCCGCTAAAACATTGCTACCTGTTATTCAGAAATACGCCACCGCAACCGGGGCTGATCCAAAAGACCTGGCTAACATTGTGATCGCATTGAAGCGCTCTTTTGATATTAAGGATGAGGATGTCGAAAAAGCGTTAAACATGAGTATTGTTGCGGGGCAAAAAGGTTCTTATGAACTAGCTAATATGGCGAAAGCGCTACCTGAGCAACTCGCTCTTGCCAAAAATTTGAGCATGAGTGGGCTGGATGATTATGCTACTTTGCTTGGCGTTAATCAGGGGGCAGCGATAACATCAGGCTCCAGCAGCCAGGCGGGCACTAATGTTATTAACTTGCTGGCAAAGATTAACAGTAAAGATGCGGCGAATGCCGCTGCTCGAATAAAATACAATGGCAAAGGCATTGATTTACCCGGTAGTCTTGCTGCGGCTAAAGAAAAAGGCATTAATCCGATAGATGCCTTTATGGGGATTGTCGATAAAGTAGTCGCCAATGACCCTGCGTACCAAAAATTGGAAGCTAAATTAAAAACAGCTAAAGGTGAAGAGCGCAAGCAAGTGCTGGAGTCAATGTCCAAAATATTGGAAGGCTCAGCGATTGGTACCATCATAGCCGACCAGCAAGCGCTATTAGGGCTATTAGGGTATCGCGGAAATAAAGAATATGTCCAAGATGTTATTAAAGAGTCAAATGAACAACGAGACGTAAAACCCGGACAAGGCGCGGGGGATGTTAGTTTCTCAGTTATGTCTAATGCCAATGATGTTAAAGCTGAGCAGTTTAATAATGCGAAAGACTTTGCTGAGATGGATGCCATTAAGCCGCTTTCAGATATTCTCGGCACATTATCCAAAAACCTAACCGATTATTCTAAAGAATACCCTGGGCTCACAACAGCCGTTGTCGGTGCAACTGATGGTATTAAGGCTATGGGCGCAGCGGCAGCAGCATTTGCCGGTCTTCGCTTCCTTATGGGTGGTGGTGGCGCTGGCCCAGCAGGTAACGGGGGATTAGTGCACCTGGTACGCTCGGGAAAATGGCGGGTAACAGTATTGCCGTGCCTTTGCTCTATATTACCGCAGGTTCTGTCGCCATCTCTACCGTGCGAGATGCATTGCGTGAAGATTTTGCCAAGAAAAATATGTCCGAGAAAGTGGATTCCATATCAACCGGCACGTCGGGGTATTCATTTGTTGATTTAG
- a CDS encoding phage tail sheath C-terminal domain-containing protein, translated as MDSPNIAFDNIPSSIRKPGKYFEFNTRLAVRSLPSNQQLVLIIGQMLSTGSALPLVATSVFSDTQAAELFGYGSQAHLMAIDAITSNRYLQLQIIGVSDATAGQAAKGTLTLTGTAATSGVVSLSVGNIRIDAAVAATDTPTEIASNLIAAMASQTSLPVTAVAAAGVITLTCRHKGALGNDIKLRAQSTATGVTTAITAMAGGEVDPDIAPALAAVFAAGHNILVCPYSTPEALTALRNHLDEVGGPLEQRGALGVAGWAKSLSTGTTLSGDINGGRVTLGWHNGSVKLPSQIAAAYAAVIASEEDPARPLNTLVMSSLDVTALADRPGRNEQENALHNGLTPFEVGPGNTVQIVRAISTYTENLAGTPDVSLLDITTIRTLDYVRKACRERIDLRFPRDKLSARTGPKVRSELLDVLIKLEELEIVEEVSANKSGLIVERDSQDDNRLNAAIPVDIVNGLHVFAGRIDLLL; from the coding sequence GTGGACAGTCCTAATATTGCTTTTGACAATATCCCGTCGAGTATCCGAAAACCGGGTAAATACTTTGAATTCAATACCCGGCTGGCGGTTCGCTCGTTACCCAGCAATCAGCAACTGGTCTTGATTATCGGCCAGATGTTGTCAACAGGTAGCGCGTTACCGCTTGTGGCCACCAGTGTATTTTCAGATACGCAGGCCGCTGAATTGTTCGGTTATGGCTCGCAAGCCCATTTGATGGCCATCGATGCCATTACCAGTAATCGCTATCTGCAATTGCAGATTATCGGTGTATCGGATGCCACAGCAGGTCAGGCTGCTAAAGGAACATTAACCCTGACGGGTACAGCGGCGACCAGCGGCGTGGTCAGTCTGTCGGTTGGCAATATTCGCATTGATGCTGCCGTGGCCGCGACAGATACCCCTACTGAGATTGCTAGCAATCTGATTGCTGCGATGGCCAGTCAGACCAGCTTACCTGTGACCGCTGTTGCTGCCGCAGGCGTTATCACGCTCACTTGCCGCCATAAAGGTGCGCTGGGTAACGATATCAAATTACGTGCCCAATCCACGGCGACGGGTGTCACCACCGCTATCACTGCCATGGCTGGGGGAGAAGTTGACCCTGATATTGCACCCGCATTAGCGGCTGTTTTTGCTGCTGGCCATAACATCCTTGTTTGTCCGTACTCAACACCAGAAGCATTAACGGCGTTGCGTAACCACCTGGATGAAGTCGGTGGGCCATTAGAGCAGCGCGGAGCCCTCGGTGTTGCAGGCTGGGCTAAGTCCTTATCTACTGGCACCACGCTGAGCGGGGATATCAATGGTGGGCGTGTCACGTTGGGCTGGCATAACGGGTCAGTTAAATTACCCAGTCAAATCGCAGCGGCTTACGCGGCGGTCATTGCGAGTGAAGAAGACCCGGCACGGCCACTCAATACGCTGGTGATGAGCAGTCTGGATGTGACCGCACTTGCTGACCGCCCAGGGCGTAATGAGCAGGAAAACGCGTTGCATAATGGGTTAACTCCGTTTGAAGTCGGCCCCGGCAATACCGTGCAGATCGTCCGTGCTATCAGCACCTATACCGAAAACCTTGCAGGAACGCCGGATGTGTCCTTGCTGGATATCACCACCATTCGTACCCTGGATTATGTGCGTAAAGCCTGCCGGGAGCGTATCGACTTGCGCTTCCCTCGCGACAAGCTGAGCGCCAGAACGGGGCCAAAGGTACGCAGTGAATTGCTGGACGTGCTGATAAAACTGGAAGAGTTGGAGATAGTCGAAGAGGTCAGCGCGAACAAATCTGGTCTGATTGTTGAACGAGATTCACAGGACGACAACCGACTTAACGCTGCAATTCCTGTCGATATCGTTAATGGCCTGCATGTCTTTGCTGGCCGCATTGACCTCTTACTGTAA
- a CDS encoding DUF2635 domain-containing protein: MTILKVKAVGGVRVPYQHNARKYIESETVDVPNTAYYLRQIATGDLIVVEDSKAAPTTEDAPVTETVVDTVEPKAKTKAEASRGQS, translated from the coding sequence ATGACCATACTGAAAGTTAAAGCCGTTGGAGGGGTTCGTGTTCCATACCAACACAACGCCCGAAAATACATCGAGAGCGAAACGGTAGATGTTCCCAATACCGCCTATTACCTGCGTCAAATCGCCACCGGTGACCTGATTGTAGTGGAGGACAGTAAAGCCGCCCCTACGACTGAAGATGCGCCGGTGACAGAGACCGTTGTCGATACAGTTGAACCGAAAGCCAAAACCAAAGCGGAGGCATCCCGTGGACAGTCCTAA
- a CDS encoding DUF1834 family protein, translated as MGHMVKGVHSYGGEMDGEPAEVNRRLPAAWVTFGGIQKTENTSITKRKYKTYGRFVVIVGERNVRSEEATRQGGPGLEEVGTYKMVEAVRRLLSGQDLGLRIAHLVPGRVRTLFNTKVDNAALSVFACEFDTYWIEEALENGLFPVVNPPADSIDSIFNGYLGSQSEPDADWLTTHIRYDIPQTPLSPDAEDIIHHDHTES; from the coding sequence ATGGGCCACATGGTTAAAGGGGTTCATTCCTACGGGGGCGAAATGGACGGAGAACCCGCTGAAGTTAACCGCCGTTTACCTGCTGCTTGGGTGACGTTCGGCGGTATCCAGAAGACTGAAAACACCAGTATCACCAAGCGTAAATACAAAACCTATGGGCGCTTTGTGGTGATTGTTGGGGAGCGTAACGTGCGCAGCGAGGAAGCAACGCGCCAGGGGGGCCCCGGATTGGAAGAGGTTGGTACCTATAAAATGGTCGAGGCCGTGCGCCGTTTGTTATCCGGTCAGGATTTGGGACTCAGGATTGCGCATTTGGTGCCTGGGCGCGTTCGCACCTTATTTAACACCAAAGTGGATAATGCGGCGTTGTCTGTTTTCGCCTGCGAGTTCGATACTTACTGGATTGAAGAGGCACTGGAGAATGGCTTATTCCCTGTTGTTAATCCGCCTGCTGATTCCATTGACAGTATCTTTAACGGCTATCTGGGCAGCCAAAGCGAGCCGGATGCTGACTGGCTTACCACTCATATTCGTTATGACATCCCGCAGACCCCACTCTCACCGGATGCTGAGGACATTATTCATCATGACCATACTGAAAGTTAA
- a CDS encoding gp436 family protein, with translation MYATRQDMVDAFGERECIALTDRNFTGQIDDHVMVVKLTQASAEIDSYLAGRYPIPWPDTPGILVGKCCDIARFLLCGAETQNTDEIRERYEDARRYFEKVAAGTITLGKLPNGEVVESSPRIRFSSAGRNFGRDSTNGGAF, from the coding sequence ATGTATGCGACTCGTCAAGATATGGTGGATGCGTTCGGTGAGCGGGAGTGTATCGCCCTTACTGACCGTAATTTTACAGGTCAGATTGATGACCATGTGATGGTCGTCAAGCTGACGCAGGCCAGCGCTGAAATTGACAGCTATCTGGCGGGTCGCTACCCCATCCCCTGGCCAGATACTCCCGGCATTCTGGTAGGTAAGTGCTGTGATATTGCCCGTTTCCTGTTGTGTGGTGCCGAAACTCAAAACACTGACGAAATCCGGGAGCGATACGAAGATGCCCGCCGTTACTTTGAAAAGGTCGCGGCGGGGACAATTACTCTGGGTAAATTGCCTAACGGGGAAGTGGTCGAGTCCAGTCCACGTATTCGCTTCTCTTCTGCGGGCCGTAACTTTGGCCGTGACTCGACTAATGGGGGTGCATTTTGA
- a CDS encoding HI1506-related protein, whose translation MPIQITAKRDGFRRCGMAHSDKTQTYTDGHFSSSVLAELMAEPMLVVSYVPDGQAENTDQSEALKQALAQVMDMQGCMLSLTNRNGELEMGLQQLSKDAHELKLANEQASATIADQLREIDALNAQIASLTPAPDTESKESEGTNPAKKTK comes from the coding sequence ATGCCGATTCAAATCACTGCAAAACGGGATGGCTTCCGCCGCTGTGGGATGGCCCACAGCGATAAAACCCAAACTTACACTGATGGTCACTTTAGCTCATCGGTTCTCGCTGAGCTGATGGCTGAACCCATGCTGGTTGTTTCGTATGTGCCTGATGGTCAGGCAGAAAATACTGATCAAAGCGAGGCGTTAAAGCAGGCATTGGCTCAGGTTATGGATATGCAGGGCTGCATGCTATCGCTTACGAACCGTAATGGGGAGTTAGAAATGGGGCTGCAACAGCTCTCGAAAGATGCTCATGAATTGAAATTGGCCAATGAGCAAGCCAGCGCCACCATTGCCGACCAGCTGCGAGAAATAGACGCTCTCAACGCGCAGATTGCCAGCCTGACTCCAGCTCCCGATACGGAGTCCAAAGAGTCTGAAGGCACTAACCCCGCCAAGAAGACTAAATAA
- a CDS encoding Mu-like prophage major head subunit gpT family protein produces the protein MIVNAKVVKQIFVNLKATFQKAFSQAPTDWQKVAMVVTSTGKENDYSWLSRFPKMREWIGDKAVKALEAFNYTIRNKDFEATIEVDRNDIEDDQLLGYAQQAAAAGQSAAELPSDIVFALLSNGFVNLCYDGQPFFDTDHAVRGVSVSNKSTKKLTYQTLAQAKASYGLARATLRNMKDEEGASLKIQPNLLIVPPALEDDANYLMTADRFPDNTPNIYKGTAEVLVVPELKTDTEWFLVDAKQSMKPLIYQERKKPTFVEQTTEESPDAFMRRKFLFGAEARGNGGYGFWQMAFGSTGETA, from the coding sequence GTGATTGTAAATGCGAAAGTTGTTAAACAAATCTTTGTCAATCTGAAAGCGACGTTTCAGAAGGCATTTTCCCAAGCCCCAACCGACTGGCAAAAAGTGGCCATGGTAGTGACGTCTACCGGTAAGGAGAATGACTACAGCTGGTTAAGCCGTTTCCCAAAAATGCGGGAGTGGATTGGTGATAAAGCAGTTAAAGCGTTGGAAGCCTTTAATTACACCATCCGTAACAAAGACTTTGAAGCCACGATTGAAGTTGATCGTAATGATATTGAAGACGATCAACTGCTGGGGTATGCACAGCAAGCCGCTGCCGCGGGTCAATCTGCCGCTGAACTGCCATCAGATATCGTGTTTGCGCTGCTGAGTAATGGTTTTGTCAATCTTTGCTATGACGGCCAACCGTTCTTTGATACTGACCATGCAGTCAGGGGTGTCTCGGTTTCGAACAAAAGCACCAAAAAGTTGACATACCAGACGTTGGCACAGGCCAAAGCAAGCTACGGTCTGGCGCGAGCTACCCTACGCAATATGAAGGATGAAGAAGGTGCTTCACTTAAGATCCAACCTAATCTTTTGATTGTGCCGCCCGCGCTGGAAGATGATGCCAACTATTTGATGACGGCTGACCGCTTCCCCGATAACACCCCCAATATCTACAAAGGCACTGCTGAAGTGCTGGTTGTACCGGAACTGAAGACCGACACAGAGTGGTTCCTGGTTGATGCCAAGCAATCCATGAAACCACTGATTTATCAGGAGCGCAAAAAACCGACTTTCGTCGAGCAGACTACCGAAGAATCGCCGGATGCCTTCATGCGTAGGAAATTCCTGTTCGGTGCTGAAGCGCGTGGTAACGGCGGTTATGGTTTCTGGCAGATGGCGTTTGGCTCGACTGGGGAGACTGCATAA
- a CDS encoding phage protease has product MKTLFAALAIEITKATHGTIQLFPAGEFRAVDGRPEECDHWVMNAEIAQRLIDAANARSTPYVIDYEHQTLKAAQNGQPAPASGWFKTLEWREGEGLYAAGVNWTDAAAAMILKGEYLFISPVFSYNKSGHVVQILHAALTNTPALDDMDAVMLAAASVLAINSTSEGNAGMDELLEQLRWMLNLPLSATQEEVSAELMKLINRLSNNEGTAAASVNLLQMLDQHDTQIAALTAQLDTPDPVKWVSVDVMHQAVSEAVTQAQANMAALASQQCDGLITAALSDGRLLPAQKAWAESLAKANPDSLKSFLDKAPKIAALTQTQTRGKPPVGSSPTDTLDDDSDISVAVCGLMGLDATEVAQFIKENGDA; this is encoded by the coding sequence ATGAAAACATTATTCGCCGCTCTGGCAATCGAAATCACAAAAGCGACCCACGGAACCATCCAGCTCTTTCCCGCTGGCGAATTCCGGGCGGTAGATGGTCGCCCTGAAGAATGTGATCACTGGGTGATGAACGCTGAGATTGCACAGCGGCTCATTGATGCCGCTAATGCCAGGTCGACGCCTTACGTTATTGATTACGAACACCAGACATTAAAAGCCGCCCAAAATGGTCAGCCCGCCCCCGCATCCGGTTGGTTTAAAACACTGGAATGGCGGGAGGGTGAAGGTCTGTACGCTGCTGGGGTCAACTGGACTGACGCCGCAGCGGCGATGATTCTGAAAGGTGAATACCTCTTTATTTCCCCCGTTTTTAGCTACAACAAATCCGGTCATGTGGTGCAGATACTCCATGCAGCACTGACTAACACACCGGCTCTGGATGATATGGACGCGGTGATGTTAGCTGCCGCATCCGTCCTGGCCATCAACTCAACCTCTGAGGGTAACGCCGGAATGGACGAACTACTCGAACAATTGCGCTGGATGCTCAATCTGCCGCTATCTGCTACGCAGGAAGAAGTCAGTGCCGAACTGATGAAGCTGATTAACCGCCTTTCAAATAATGAAGGGACAGCAGCGGCATCGGTGAACTTGCTCCAAATGCTTGACCAACATGATACACAAATTGCCGCACTGACCGCACAGCTCGACACGCCAGACCCGGTTAAATGGGTGTCTGTCGATGTTATGCATCAGGCCGTCAGTGAAGCGGTCACTCAGGCTCAAGCCAATATGGCCGCATTGGCCAGTCAGCAGTGTGACGGACTCATCACCGCCGCATTGTCTGACGGACGATTGCTTCCGGCTCAGAAAGCCTGGGCGGAGTCACTGGCCAAGGCTAACCCGGACAGTCTGAAGAGCTTCCTGGATAAAGCGCCAAAGATTGCCGCACTCACCCAAACTCAGACCAGAGGCAAGCCGCCAGTAGGTTCATCGCCCACGGACACCCTCGATGATGATAGTGATATCAGTGTAGCCGTCTGCGGTTTGATGGGCCTCGATGCCACTGAAGTAGCCCAATTCATTAAGGAGAACGGCGATGCGTGA
- a CDS encoding phage virion morphogenesis protein, with protein MGGSIGIKFNVTDFERSLGELISKLEHRGPLMRELAAAMGDAVEENFKNQGRPAWMGWSPAYAKKRAGGQILQLSGRLAASTVQESDNDSASVGTNSVYGPIHQFGGEIKRKARKQDMHFRQKKNGEVGNRFVKKSKSNFVQTAAVGAYTIKMPARPFLHLTEQDVEAMENTGLDYFRRVIDS; from the coding sequence ATGGGTGGCAGTATTGGTATCAAGTTCAACGTTACCGATTTTGAGCGCTCCCTGGGTGAGCTTATCAGTAAGCTGGAACACCGTGGGCCGTTGATGCGTGAACTCGCGGCAGCAATGGGAGACGCTGTTGAAGAGAACTTTAAAAATCAGGGTCGACCTGCCTGGATGGGATGGAGTCCGGCGTATGCGAAAAAACGCGCCGGTGGTCAGATTCTACAGTTGTCGGGGCGTCTTGCGGCGAGCACCGTGCAAGAGAGTGATAATGATAGTGCTAGCGTCGGGACTAATTCGGTCTACGGCCCTATTCACCAGTTCGGTGGTGAAATCAAACGTAAAGCCCGTAAGCAGGATATGCACTTCAGGCAGAAGAAAAACGGTGAAGTAGGTAACCGGTTCGTTAAAAAGTCAAAGTCCAATTTTGTGCAAACGGCGGCGGTGGGTGCCTATACCATCAAGATGCCCGCGCGTCCTTTTCTGCACCTGACCGAGCAGGATGTGGAAGCTATGGAAAACACCGGTTTAGACTACTTTCGCCGTGTTATTGATTCGTAA
- a CDS encoding phage minor head protein, whose translation MPRADVNLAQAMTLKPEEAIRYFESKGYTIGFNWHDVEARAHATAFTVAGILKQDVLEDVRHSLNDSLRNGTTFEQFKKQLIPVLEQKGWMGKGLVADADGVLEGKQLTPRRLKTIFQTNMQSAYNAGRYEEQLANAEFRPYWERIAVMDRLTRPKHAALNGFTARYDDPVWQFMYPPDGYRCRCRVRARSEADINRYSITVQSSQDRIETVQQAWGPNDTRSVQAFRINGELYTPDAGFGHNPGQGNLSALGQRLMDKSAVASPRLASLAVKETLSDNTLLNAVKTDVKRWVNQVSLQPKPKGSLRHLGAIEPETLTKLEMRGQAPGSVTLTAFDNAVLDAPGPLWAELPELLQRPVATLLDDEQLVYIVRQGKSDYGVTVPLSAGNTGLAVKLMHKGAVLSEAHRNELANLTVLAGSL comes from the coding sequence ATGCCGAGAGCTGATGTCAATCTGGCCCAGGCGATGACGCTCAAGCCAGAAGAGGCTATTCGCTATTTTGAGTCGAAGGGCTACACCATCGGTTTTAATTGGCATGACGTTGAAGCCCGCGCCCATGCCACGGCGTTCACCGTGGCAGGGATATTGAAGCAAGATGTGTTGGAAGATGTTCGCCATAGCCTGAATGACAGCTTGCGTAACGGCACCACCTTTGAGCAGTTCAAAAAGCAACTTATCCCGGTGCTGGAGCAAAAAGGCTGGATGGGGAAAGGACTGGTGGCCGATGCGGATGGTGTTCTTGAAGGTAAGCAGCTCACCCCGCGCCGCCTGAAAACCATCTTCCAGACCAATATGCAGTCAGCCTATAACGCGGGCCGCTATGAAGAGCAGCTCGCCAACGCCGAGTTTCGTCCCTACTGGGAGCGGATCGCGGTGATGGACAGGCTAACCCGCCCTAAACATGCCGCGTTAAATGGCTTTACCGCCCGTTATGATGATCCGGTCTGGCAGTTTATGTATCCGCCGGATGGTTACCGTTGCCGCTGCCGCGTTCGGGCGCGTTCTGAGGCGGATATCAACCGCTATAGCATCACCGTGCAATCCAGCCAGGACAGAATTGAGACCGTGCAACAGGCATGGGGGCCAAATGATACGCGCTCAGTTCAGGCTTTTCGTATCAATGGCGAACTGTATACACCAGATGCGGGCTTTGGTCACAATCCGGGCCAGGGTAATTTGTCCGCACTGGGGCAACGGTTAATGGATAAATCTGCGGTGGCGTCTCCGCGCTTGGCATCACTCGCCGTCAAAGAAACCCTGAGCGATAACACGCTGTTAAATGCCGTTAAAACCGATGTTAAACGCTGGGTCAATCAGGTGTCACTCCAGCCAAAACCCAAAGGCTCATTGCGTCATCTTGGCGCTATTGAACCCGAGACCCTCACCAAACTGGAGATGCGCGGGCAAGCGCCTGGCTCTGTGACTTTAACGGCGTTTGATAATGCGGTACTGGATGCGCCTGGGCCGTTATGGGCGGAGTTGCCGGAACTGTTGCAACGTCCGGTGGCGACATTGCTCGATGATGAGCAACTGGTCTACATCGTTCGCCAGGGAAAAAGTGACTATGGCGTGACTGTTCCGCTCAGTGCCGGTAATACCGGTCTGGCGGTCAAACTGATGCACAAAGGCGCGGTGCTGTCTGAGGCTCACCGCAATGAGCTTGCTAACCTCACGGTGCTGGCAGGGAGTCTCTGA